A region of the Plectropomus leopardus isolate mb unplaced genomic scaffold, YSFRI_Pleo_2.0 unplaced_scaffold22824, whole genome shotgun sequence genome:
CTTGGTGTATAATTTTTGGATATTGGTGTGCGTGCTGTTACTTGCTACTAGTGCAAATGTGGTGATCTAAAAAACTAAAGAATAATGATAATTCTGTGTATTTCCAGAGGGGACGCGGTGTAATGGCTTCCTCTGCTCCAACCACACCTGCCTTCCTGCCACCGCGCACTGCAACGGCATCCAGGAGTGTTCAGACGGCGCCGATGAGCACAACTGTGGTGAGTGATCCCATTAGTTTAGCAGAATGCACCTCAGAGTGACTCAGAGTCAAATGAGAAGGGAAATATGCGGTATGGTGGTAAAAGATCatttataaaatgatttattcaaaTTCATCTGGATTTTATGCAGGTTTTAATTTGTATACCAAtaaacttaaactaaactaaattatttttgcagACTTTTCCACTGCCACATTAAACAAGttataaatagaaaaacaaaaactgggcTCATCAGCTTTGTGTTTATGCAGAGTATTGCTGAGCATCagcatgtttttgagagaataAGAATAGGCCGAGAATAGAGCCCTGCTGAACCCCACAGGCCATGCGTTTGTTGTAAATGTTTAGCTTACCACAAAGGTTCAGCATATAAAATGTCTCTCATGTGAGAAAGTATATGGAAAATTtattacatacaaaaatacatgaaaaagcATGTAgtcaaatgttggaaaaagtaATTTGTCTTTCCCCCACAGACCCGCTGTGCACTCGCTACATGGAGTTTGTGTGCAAGAACCGAGCCCAGTGTCTGTTTCAGTCCCTGGTTTGTGACGGCATCAAACACTGTGAGGACGGATCTGACGAGGACGCGGACTATGCTGGATGTGGTGAGCAACACTTCCTACCTTTGATCAGTTATCGTAATTTTATTGAAGCGTGGCCCCCCgctgattatgtttttttttttatcctttattCTCTGCTGGTGACATTTAattaaactaaagaaaaaaagttattctaAAAAGCAGGTctatacaaaaatgcaaaatgattaGATTTGTGGGattgttattaatatatttttggtaAAAGGATCTTGGGCACATACTTAGGTGCGTATTATATTGGAAATGAGGATCTACCGTCAATTATTCTTTGagatttaacccttagggcccgctttaatattacacacactcatatcgttctgcacacaaaatgcactcttcaaaatcaagctttaaaaatattatatattgatattgttttctactttcattgagttaattttttttcagtcctgatcataaatatcaaatattcttttttttcagaatttaaataccaggtttttgttatgatgtcactatgtttttacatgaaaaaaaaatagagaaagaaagaaaaaataaaatattttcagtttactacatgctaagtaatttt
Encoded here:
- the LOC121966029 gene encoding sortilin-related receptor-like; this encodes GHHTCEASSFQCHTGHCIPQRWMCDGDDDCQDDSDEDPRYCEGTRCNGFLCSNHTCLPATAHCNGIQECSDGADEHNCDPLCTRYMEFVCKNRAQCLFQSLVCDGIKHCEDGSDEDADYAGC